The Candidatus Woesearchaeota archaeon DNA segment ATTATCAACACAGTAAAAGCACAGGGATTAAAGCCGTCTGCCAATGCGATAATAAAGACAAATAAGGGAAAAGGCAGGGAGGATGCAAAATTCTTGATTAGAGTTTCAGGAGTCAAGGCTATCATTAAGAACAAGGAGATGATTATTAATGCAAACAGGCCGGAATTCCAGTATCTCCTTAAATTAGGCTTTTCTTTAAATTTGGAATTAAAGAAAATATAAGATGCTAGATAAAAAATAACCGGGAGTAATAACCATAGAACATTGAAACTCTTTTTCTTTTTATCCATATCTCCCGGCTCTTCCTGCAAATCAAAATGCTCAAATATGGATTTTTTTATCTGGTTCTGATAGCCTATATATGCTTTATACCCCGGGTGATATTCTAATTCCCCGTCTTCCTTGCTGAAGCCGATAAAAGCCTTATCTCCTATAAAAGTCCTGGGCACGCCCGAAGTGCTGCTGTTATAAGCCCTGGCAAAGTTTTCGAATTGCTCATGGTTTACAGCTGCCTCCATGTAATGGATATCCATTTGGGGATATTTCTCTTTCAGGCCTTTAAGAAATTCTATTTCTGCATTGCAATGCGGGCATGTTTTGCTATAGAAGAGATGGACACTTCCCTCTATGCACTTTTCAGAGCATTCTATGCAGTCCTGGGCAAAAGACAATGAAACTAATAATAAGGGGATAATAGCCGCAAGCAGCATCAATTTTTTCATGCATTACAGGCAATTCGATTTTTCTATTTAAACTTTATGAAAAGAAAACAAGATATAGCCTAAGATAAGGTAGTCGACTCTCTTGCTCAAAAACTATACTGTAATCCAAATTCCGGATTAACTTTCAGAAGATAGGGCTGTGGTGCAACCCTATAATATATGTTGATAATTTATCAACATTATAAGCAATCAGTTTGCTTATAACTTCTACCTTTTGTGTTACAAATGCTCTTGATCTTATTGTTGAACCGTATTTCCTCTTTATTACTGAGA contains these protein-coding regions:
- a CDS encoding glutaredoxin family protein — encoded protein: MSFAQDCIECSEKCIEGSVHLFYSKTCPHCNAEIEFLKGLKEKYPQMDIHYMEAAVNHEQFENFARAYNSSTSGVPRTFIGDKAFIGFSKEDGELEYHPGYKAYIGYQNQIKKSIFEHFDLQEEPGDMDKKKKSFNVLWLLLPVIFYLASYIFFNSKFKEKPNLRRYWNSGLFALIIISLFLMIALTPETLIKNFASSLPFPLFVFIIALADGFNPCAFTVLIILLSLLTYSKERKSMLILGLTFILTSAVMYFAFIMIMISAADWAIQRYGTIIMNTLGIVILSAGLINLKDFFFFKRGISLSISDEQKSKITHKASKITRMIRESKTTKSFLLALGATVVLAAFVNLVELGCTAILPAIYMVSLINTYGHNLIVHVFWTIIYSLIYIIPLIAILLNFIYTFKSTRLTERQGRILKLIAGLFMLFFGILMIFNPELLMFT